The following are encoded in a window of Camelus bactrianus isolate YW-2024 breed Bactrian camel chromosome 31, ASM4877302v1, whole genome shotgun sequence genomic DNA:
- the LOC123613731 gene encoding beta-defensin 43-like: MRVLLSILGVLALLSMVPQARSFFHERCPSGYYNCRMKCNADEYAIRYCADWSICCRARKSEFRRKKK, from the exons ATGAGGGTCTTGCTTTCCATCCTTGGGGTACTTGCCTTGTTGTCCATGGTTCCTCAAG CCAGGAGCTTTTTTCACGAAAGGTGCCCTTCAGGATACTATAACTGCAGAATGAAGTGCAATGCGGATGAATATGCAATTAGATACTGTGCTGACTGGAGTATCTGCTGCAGAGCGAGGAAATCTGAGTTCAGGAGAAAAAAGAAGTGA